A single Drechmeria coniospora strain ARSEF 6962 chromosome 03, whole genome shotgun sequence DNA region contains:
- a CDS encoding hypothetical protein (related to atp synthase epsilon chain), producing the protein MPAAWKAAGLTYNRYLAIAARAVRRSLKEESRIAAERRGDMELRFAKWQNGKQGDVKDLASANAAAMTENAS; encoded by the exons ATGCCTGCTGCGTGGAAAGCCGCCGGTTTGAC TTACAACCGCTACCTGGCCATCGCCGCCCGAGCTGTCCGCCGCAGCCTCAAGGAGGAGAGCCGAATCGCTGCCGAACGCCGTGGCGACATGGAACTTCGCTTCGCAAAGTGGCAG AACGGCAAGCAGGGTGATGTCAAGGACCTCGCCTCCGCCAACGCGGCCGCCATGACCGAGAACGCCTCCTga
- a CDS encoding Mak10 subunit, NatC N-terminal acetyltransferase, whose product MATYGVGASDEIAWISEGQAAEPRPPPPPPNITSPGIVAVDITSKFVEAAATLSPGEIVKDGMFTLFESVAALEVAPPPHSSLPRPCCVGPMPLTLMQIMDPKMDSGCVGPGDEFEEMYDVSQPLLPEEILGIIDQLLCHEMSWHLGYPLSQTVFTSVYVEALLMPSPHSTNEATFVREPDGAATEQPMLLVLRAYCLAMLKACNHVNERIKSEHYYEEEDFVTNTYHRTLLDNLSTSDILAVLAEAEEFLASRQESIDGQVVDALLHRLQLRRLFLVAAECPVHVKDPEMAREPWTQALSVLPKIKSTHALAKAKDEAFSVKLQRKLASTMPPRPIVELGFDDAFRHLSRLFEDGSEIIGVLQYADSQSLLTFVATFQSKKPQPLVYVRTLLQTFLFDAMEVLGSMSIRQLLDDDLSIVTLPASPLLDRDNDDVEAMQDPRFAIAQQMELFRKRAAQPFLDIFRTACQNRCRVRRTLCHVIRDWDQLQAEAEDVDQILQVKSKEQPLLRQSATGDAPVETYALSLSSWAYLYKLRQMEWIVQLGFELQVYQPDELAGMYWYLNHLAKCRLEHSERIKGFVVRDVEEARLRRQRPSPAADEQLQRSLAYARLSLLDAAVTWELSDALCCLYIVLGRLGLLQSPARPLSEDRLRYDLRMKPFASISFPELPSFDLFSAGVTQTETTSEELLEYGEKAVAGAKKGLEALGRLSPTESFSLGSHDRWSALVKGALKSSIATGIAISSLQRALRRRSEGVGLEVRAEVPAPDKAYHDWWIVPKISPTPAE is encoded by the exons ATGGCCACCTACGGGGTCGGCGCGTCGGACG AAATCGCCTGGATTTCCGAAGGCCAGGCTGCCGAAccgcgaccgccgccgccgccgcccaacaTCACGAGCCCAGGCATCGTTGCCGTGGATATCACCAGCAAGTTCGTAGAGGCGGCCGCGA CCCTGAGCCCCGGCGAGATCGTCAAGGATGGCATGTTCACGCTTTTCGAATCAGTCGCTGCTCTCGAGGTTGCTCCTCCCCCGCATTcttccctccctcgtccATGCTGCGTTGGGCCAATGCCGCTGACGCTGATGCAGATCATGGACCCCAAGATGGACAGCGGCTGCGTCGGGCCCGGTGATGAGTTTGAGGAGATGTACGACGTGTCGCAGCCACTCCTTCCCGAAGAAAttctcggcatcatcgaTCAGCTTCTCTGCCACGAG ATGTCCTGGCACCTAGGCTACCCCCTATCCCAGACCGTCTTCACGAGTGTCTACGTGGAAGCGCTCCTAATGCCGAGCCCGCACAGCACGAACGAGGCGACCTTTGTGAGGGAGCCGGACGGCGCTGCGACGGAGCAACCgatgctgctggtgctgagGGCGTACTGTCTCGCCATGCTCAAGGCCTGCAACCACGTCAACGAGCGCATCAAGTCGGAGCATTATTATGAG GAGGAGGATTTCGTCACAAACACGTACCACCGTACGCTGCTCGACAACCTGTCAACGAGCGACATACTCGCCGTCCTGGCAGAAGCCGAAGAGTTCCTAGCGTCCCGGCAGGAGTCCATCGATGGCCAGGTTGTAGACGCGCTTCTCCATCGCTTGCAGCTGAGACGCTtgttcctcgtcgccgccgagtgTCCCGTCCATGTCAAGGACCCGGAAATGGCTCGAGAGCCTTGGACGCAAGCGTTGTCTGTCTTGCCAAAGATAAAATCGACCCATGCTCTCGCCAAAGCCAAGGACGAAGCATTCAGCGTCAAGCTGCAGAGAAAGCTCGCAAGCACCATGCCTCCCCGACCGATCGTGGagctcggcttcgacgacgcgTTCCGTCACCTGTCCCGCCTCTTCGAAGATGGCTCCGAAATCATTGGCGTTCTCCAGTACGCCGACTCCCAAAGCCTTCTG ACCTTCGTGGCAACCTTTCAATCCAAGAAACCCCAACCTCTCGTCTACGTGAGGACGCTGCTGCAAACCTTTCTGTTCGACGCCATGGAGGTCCTGGGCTCGATGAGCATCCGCCaactcctcgacgacgacctcagCATCGTCACCCTTCCGGCGAGCCCGCTGTTGGACCGCGATAATGATGACGTCGAAGCGATGCAAGATCCGCgcttcgccatcgcccaGCAGATGGAGCTGTTCCGGAAGAGAGCGGCGCAGCCGTTCTTGGACATATTCAGGACTGCGTGCCAGAACCGGTGTCGCGTGCGACGAACGCTGTGCCACGTCATTCGGGACTGGGACCAGCTTCAGGCGGAAGCGGAGGACGTGGACCAAATTCTGCAGGTCAAATCGAAGGAACAGCCTCTGCTGCGGCAGTCCGCCACCGGAGACGCCCCCGTTGAGACCTACGCACTGTCACTATCGTCGTGggcgtacctgtacaagctTCGACAGATGGAGTGGATCGTGCAGCTGGGCTTCGAGCTGCAGGTGTACCAGCCCGACGAGCTGGCCGgcatgtactggtacctcAACCATCTCGCCAAATGCCGGCTGGAGCACTCGGAGCGCATCAAGGGCTTTGTCGtccgcgacgtcgaggaggcacGGTTGCGGCGACAAAGGCCGAGTCCCGCGGCGGATGAGCAGCTGCAGCGGTCGCTTGCCTACGCGAGGTTGTCccttctcgacgccgccgtgaCGTGGGAGCTATCCGACGCCCTGTGCTGCCTCTACATCGTTCTcggtcgcctcggcctcttGCAGTCACCGGCTCGACCGTTGAGCGAAGATCGGCTTCGGTACGACCTTCGCATGAAGCCCTTTGCTTCCATCAGCTTCCCCGAGTTGCCCTCCTTTGACCTCTTCTCCGCCGGCGTGACGCAGACGGAAACGACTTCGGAAGAGCTGCTGGAGTATGGCGAGAAGGCGGTGGCGGGCGCCAAGAAGGGGCTCGAggctctcggccgtcttTCGCCGACGGAGTCGTTTTCCCTCGGCTCGCACGATCGATGGTCAGCTTTGGTCAAGGGCGCTCTGAAGTCAAGCATCGCGACGGGCATCGCCATCTCCAGTTTACAGCGCGCGCTGCGCAGGCGTTCGGAAGGAGTTGGGCTCGAGGTTCGTGCCGAGGTGCCCGCTCCGGACAAGGCGTACCACGACTGGTGGATCGTCCCCAAGATATCACCAACACCGGCAGAGTGA